The DNA region ATCAAAACTCCAGAAACTTCTGTGAGATTTTCTACCAGCTCTGTATTCCCTGAAATTGAAGAAAAGCGTGGAATCCAGGTGGGACCAGACAGCAACCTTTCCTGGGGTCTCCAGCCCAAGTAGAGGGTTATTTCTCCCAGCATTAAGGAGGATGAGGACTTGAGGGGTCAGGTCATGGGTCTCTGGTTCTTTGCTTCTATCAAgatttagctgggcatggtggcacatgcctgtcaccccagcactcaggagatggaggccagagaggccagGCATTAacgtcatccttggctacttagctattagaggccagcctgggctatacggGACacttctgaaaatttaaaatgccCGTGAATAATAACATTCACACCTCCTGTTCCTattatttccctctcttcccaggtCCCCCAGGCCATGGATGCACCCCGAGCAACCAAGGCACAGTGTCCCTGGCGTCCATGCCTCACCggcctgctgctgcagctgctgttgGCCCTCTGCTTCTTCTCCTACATCCGAGTGTCCTACGACCAACCCGGCCCCCCAGCTCCTGGTAGCTCCCCAGGACCAGCCTCCAGCCCAGCTACCCCTGTCTCCAGGCCCCTCCTCATCTTACTGTGGACATGGCCCTTCCACAATCAAGTGGCTCTGCCCCCCTGCTCCAAGATGCTCCCGGGCACGGCTGACTGCCGGCTGACCGCCAACCGGAACCTGTACCCCCAGGCAGATGCCGTCATCATCCACCACCGCGAAGTCAGCGCCAATCCCAGGTCACTGCTGCCACCTCAGCCGAGGCCCCCAGGCCAGCGCTGGGTGTGGTTCAGCATGGAGTCGCCCAGCCACTGTAGCCGGCTGTCAGAGCTGGACGGTCACTTCAACCTCACCATGTCCTATCGCGCTGACTCTGACATCTTCACGCCCTATGGCTGGCTGGAGCCGTGGCCAGAGCCTCCGGTCCAAACCCAGGTCAACCTGTCTGCCAAGACTGACCTGGTGGCCTGGGCTGTGTCCAACTGGAAGTCCAAGTCGGCTCGGGTGCTGTACTACCAGAAACTTCAGAGTCACCTCCATGTGGACGTGTATGGCCGAGGTCACATGCCGCTTCCCCAAGGGGACATGATGCAGACACTGGCCAGGTACAAGTTTTACCTGGCATTCGAAAACTCCCTCCATCCAGACTACATCACAGAGAAGCTGTGGAAGAATGCTCTGGAAGCCTGGGCTGTGCCTGTGGTCCTGGGGCCCAGCAGGAAGAACTATGAACGCTTCCTGCCCCCTGACGCCTTCATCCACGTGGATGATTTCCAGAGCCCAAAGGACCTGGCTCAGTACCTGCAGGAGCTAGACAGGGATAGCCTGAGCTATCAGCGTTACTTCCGCTGGAGGAAGACGCTCAGGCCTCGCTTGTGGAGCATGTCCCTTGCCTTCTGCAAGGCATGCAGGCAGCTGCAGTGGGACCAGAGGTACCAGACGGTCTCCAGTGTGGCCTCTTGGTTCCACTGAGGTGGCTGGCCAGAGTCTTGCAGGTAGTATCCCACCCAAAATCATCATCTGTAGCCCCTGGGTGACAGATGCCCGCATTACCTGGGACCCCTTGACGGGCATCTCAGCTGCCCAGAGTCTTGGTTCCATTGTCTTCACCTAGAGCTTTGCCCACTGGGGCTGTGGGTAgccagaagcctgagccatatcAAGATAACCTgatcccaacacagttcttcaggCCACTGACTCccaccctgccccctgccccctgccccctccctctggtGGGTGGTGGGTCTGCCTGAGTTCCTTGTGGTGCATAGGACAGCTAACGCCTGTGGTGGTTGTAGGGCATGGTACTATCACAGACATCCAGATGAGACCCTGTGTGTGTCCTTCCCCTGGGGGTGCTCAGGCACAGAGTGGGAGTGGGTGTGATCGGAAGCCTCGGCCTCGTGGGTGGCCCTGTGTGGCTCCAGAGCCCGGGTGCAGAGCTGCGGCTGTGGGAGACACTCTGTTTACGTTTCCATCTCCTGGTAGGTTCCACCCGGCTCTGCGGCTCCACGTTGGAAGTGGGTGGGAGACAGGAGGCCAAGGTCCCCGCAGGCCTGGGTGGGAGGCTGCGTTCCGAGCACGAGGACACACACCCACCTGGGCAAGGGGCCTGGGAGCACAGCTTTGGACTCCCAGACCAGCTCTGAGGCTCCGTGATCTGACCACACTGGGGAAACCGAGGCCAGGAACAATCACTAACAGTGACTGGGTTCCACAGCGTGTGGGGGTTCCAGCCTTTTGGCCACCTTTGGCCGATTCAGACGGAACGGAGCGGGAAATCCATCTCCTCACTCCTCGTGTCTCAAGAAGCTGAGAGGCTGAACAGGGCTCCGGGGCAGGGGCCGGGCCCCAACCCCTCTCCCACAGAGAACACCACAGGCTGGGGCAGCGCCGCATCCTGCAGGGCACCCGGAGGTCTTGCTGAGCTGATCTGGGTGAAGAGGGGTGCCCTTGGGAGCCCCCACTCTGGGTCACTGCGGCAGGGGTgcatctgtcttcagtccacTGACCATTGGGAAAGCTGGACAGGAACAGacaccccctacccccaacccAAGTGTCTGGAGATGCCAGGGTCATAGCAAACTGGGATCTCAGTGCCCTCGCCCTTCGCGGGACGCACAGACCGCCATCTCTGGAAACCCAATCCTGCCTGGCACCTTCCAGGCCTGCGAGGGTCAAGGTAACCCCAAGACAAAGACACTGGCACCCCAGCCCATGGCACCTCCTGTCCTCCGCAGCCAGCCAAGGTGTCAGGGGCACAGCATCCGCGTCCTTGGGGACCCAGCTGTGCACCTGCCCCAGGCCTGTCCCCTCCTGGGGTGGGCAGTGAGTTATTTTTAGGTGGCGGAAGGGACAGGACAGGGCCACCGCGAGCCAGTTCGGTGCGGCGGCCCGGGGTCCGCTCAGACCTCAAACTTAGCAGCCGAGCGGTTCCGGCCTCCACCGCGTGCCCCAGCCTGGGTCTGTCACGAGTGGTGCGGACGAGCACAGGGCCGGACAGCCGTCTCCGCTGCGCGTCCTCTTCCTTGGGGTTTGGTTTGAGGCCGTCTCGGGCGGCCTGGAATTTGAGAGGTCGCCATGCTCGGTCCCGAACCCCCGATCCCTGCGCCTCCGGAGCGCTCggatgacaggcctgtgcccCGCGACCCCGCCTCAGGTCTCCTGCTGCCCCTGCTGCTCGCCCCTTCCGGGATGCTGGCTTTCCGGGGCCGCTCCTCCCGCCACGCCCCAGTCCCAGGATCCTGCCATCCCCGGGTCCCCAGTCCGCCTGCCCCGGGGCCGCCGCGCTGTGTCGCCACCCACAGCTATTCCCGTGGGCCCCGAACATCCAAGTCAGGTCCTCGAGCTTGCAAAGCGGCATGCACGCCCCGAGCCGTCGCCCCAGGCTTCGGCCTTCCCATCTGCCTCCCCTTTTCTCCTAGGACActaggacaccccccccccgcccccacttcaGCCCCAGCTCACTCCCCAGTCACAGAGCTGGGGCTCCAGGGTGAGGCCCGCACGCAGGCGCAGGTGGGTCTGGCTGTGGCGCCGTCTGGCAGGCGCAGGAAGGAAACCCACCCTGGTGGCCTGCACGTGCACTCGCCGGCTGCACATGCGCAGGCTGTACGCGCTGACTCTGCCAGCCCGAGGAGAAGATCTCGAAGGTCTGCTGCACCTCTGTTGCTGCGGCAGACGTCGGTCTGCGGAGGAGGAGCGAGGGAGATAGAGGACTCAGGGGTGAGGGATCCCCACGTGGcagcctgcccccaccctgctgcAGTGCGCACGCGCCCTTCCGGTCTAGACCCCTGCCCCCGGTCTCTTCTTCACCCTCCCATCCCGGTTGTCGACCTCCCTGCCTCTGGACCCCAGTGTGGCTGCGCTtgcccctgccctctctcccagCTCCCAGTCTCTGGGCCTTGCTTGCTGTAGGAGGGGTAGacatttctattttgtagaaataAAGGGGCTCAGTAGCATGTGCCTCTCACCCTGACACTTGaacacctgaggcaggaggattgggggAAGTTTGCCAATGGCAGCTTGGAATGGAGTGAccctttggggtgtgtgtgtgtgtgtgtgtgtgtgtgagatcctccaaaaagggcagagtcaggtggaactctgtgagttcaagtccagcctggtctacatgccGAGTTTCAGGTCAATCGAgctacaaaaatagagaaatcctgtcttaaaaaacgtaacaagagccgggcggtggtggagcgcgcctttaatcccagcattcgggggcagagccaggcggatctctgtgagttccaggacagccagggctacacagggaaaccctgtctcaaaaaaaaaaccaaaaataaataaataaaaaataaaaataaataaaataaaaataaaatccttaaaagcAACCAAGTGTGGCCACGAGGGGTCTAGCGGGCAAAGGCACTCGTGGCGACCGCCTGGCGATCTGCGTCAGATCTCTGGACCCACATGAAGGTGGAACAGAGAAAGACTTCCCAAagttgacccctgacctccacacacataggttaacattattttttccagacagagtttctctgtgtggccctgactaacctggaactctctatgtagaccaggctggcctcaaactcagagatatacctgcctcccgaatgctgggagtaaaggcgtgaaCAGTATGCCCAGCATGCCAaaacttggaagactgaggcaggagagttccCATGAGTTGAAGTCtagccttgactgctgacagatACCACGTGTCTTAGGCTGTTGTTGCTGTGAGGGaaaccatgaccactgcaactctcatgaagttgtttttttagtttcattGAGGCTGGCTGacagttcagaggctcagtctgTCACCAGCATGGATGGTGGGAAATGTGGTgtgcgggcagacatggtgctggagacggaTCTGCAGGCCGCAGGCATTGGACTGTGTCCTGGGGTCAGCCTAGGAGACCCCgaagctcacccccacagtgacacccttcccaattcttcagcaaggccacacttcctaacagtgccgctctctcaaaccaccacatcacgtccagaaagaaatcaagcaaaaagacacgtgtgtgtgtgtgagtgtgtgtgtgtgtgtgtgtgtgtgagtgtgtgtgagtgtgttggtgcgtgtgtgtgtgagtgtgtgtgtgagtgtgtgtgtgtgtgttggtgcgtgtgtgtgagtgtgtgtgtgttggtgcgtgtgtgtgtgagtgtgtgtgagtgtgagtgtgtgtgcgtgtgtgtgtgagtgtgtgtgagtgtgtgtgtgagtgtgtgtgtgagtgtgtgtgtgtgtgttggtgcgtgtgtgtgtgagtgtgtgtgtgtgttggtgcgtgtgtgtgagtgtgtgtgtgagtgtgtgtgtgtgtgttggtgcgtgtgtgtgagtgtgtgtgtgagtgtgtgtgtgtgttggtgcgtgtgtgtgagtgtgtgtgtgtgttggtgcgtgtgtgtgtgtgtgttggtagtgtgagtgtgtgtgtgtgagtgtgtgtgtgttggtgcgtgtgagtgtgtgtgtgagtgtgttttgtgtttgtgtgtgttgagtgtgtgtgtagtgtgtgtgtgtgtgagtgtgtggatgtgtgttgtgtgtgtgtgtgtgagtgtgtgtgttggtggtgtgtgtgtgagtgtgtgtgtggtgtgtgtgtgtgtgtgtgtgtggtggtgggggggtgtgtgtgtgtgggtgttggtGTGTtggtgggtgagtgtgtgtgtgagtgtgagtgtgtgtgttggtgtgtgtgtgtgtgtgtgagtgtgtgtgtgtgttggtgcgtgtgagtgtgtgtgtgagtgtgtgtgtgtgtgtgtatgtgtgtgtgtgtgagtgtgtgtgtgtgagtgtgtgcgtgtgtggtggtggtgtcatgtggtggcacacgtctgccatcccagcacctggggaggatcaggagtccacggtcagcctgtgctacagaggtAACCTGATAAAGCTAACATGTCAGGGGCTAGGAACTCAcagtgctctttcagaggacttgggtttggtccTGGCATCGACAGCTGCCTGTACCTTCAGAGATCCAGCACCACTGTGATCCGTGGGCACCCATGATCACGTGCACACACCAATGCAGACATATGCACAcgacatttttaaaagacaaaaaaatccatATCCACAACTATGAGGATTCAATATGTATATAACTTATTAGAGTATTCCAGCACAGAACCCAAGTGTGGGCCTGGGGTGTGGCCAGGGTGGAGCCccacctagaatccccagtgaggggctgggggcgtggtcagagtgaagccccgcccagaatcccagTGAGTGGCTGGAGGCGTGGTCATGGTGGAGCCccacctagaatccccagtgaggggctgcaGGCAGGACCCAACCCCCATTACGTGCTGACACTACTCCACAAATCCCCAGTGGCAAATGGATTTGAGATTTGGCAATTGtttttctgcttctcctcctcctccactctcctccatccatctcctccttctccatctcctccatctcctcctcctccatctcctcctccatctcctgaatCTCCATCTCCTCCTATCTCCTAactccatctccttctccatctcctccttcctcctatctcctccctccttcccatctcttcctcctccatctcctcctcctactccattttctcctcctcctccatctcctcctccttttcctcctcctccatctcttcctcttccttctctcctcctcctcctctctttttccatctcctcctcctcctccatctcctcctccttctccatctccccatttcctcctccatctcccccatctcctccatctcctcctctccccatttcctcttcctctcttctcctccttctcttcctcctccatctcctcctctatctcttcctcctcctctttcttctcctcctccttcttctccatctcctccccttCATTTCCTGaatctcatctcctcctccatctcctgaatctccatctctcctccttctccatctcctcctcctcttctccatctcctccatctcctcctcatctcctcctcctccatctcctctctatctcttcctcctcctctttcttctccttctccttcttctccatctccccccTTCATTTTCCTGAATCTCCATCTCACTCACTCCCATCTCCGAAATCTCCATCtcactcctccttctccatctcctcctccatctctctcctccatctcctcctctatcTGCTTCCTCTCACTCTTTCTTAACTCCTCGCTCCTTTTCTCGCATCTCCTCCCCTTTCATTTCCTGAATATCCATCTCCTCCTCATCTCTGAATCTCCATCTCCTCcgtcctctccatctcctcctcctccttctcacatctcctccatctcctcctccatctccctctccttctccatctcttcctcctccttctcctcctccacctcttctttttcttcctccatctcatctccctcctcctcctccaatcttctctctcttctcctcctccatatctccttctccttctccatcttctcctccATCATCTCCTCcgccctcttccttttttttttctccgtttttggagacagagttttctGTGTAGNNNNNNNNNNNNNNNNNNNNNNNNNNNNNNNNNNNNNNNNNNNNNNNNNNNNNNNNNNNNNNNNNNNNNNNNNNNNNNNNNNNNNNNNNNNNNNNNNNNNNNNNNNNNNNNNNNNNNNNNNNNNNNNNNNNNNNNNNNNNNNNNNNNNNNNNNNNNNNNNNNNNNNNNNNNNNNNNNNNNNNNNNNNNNNNNNNNNNNNNNNNNNNNNNNNNNNNNNNNNNNNNNNNNNNNNNNNNNNNNNNNNNNNNNNNNNNNNNNNNNNNNNNNNNNNNNNNNNNNNNNNNNNNNNNNNNNNNNNNNNNNNNNNNNNNNNNNNNNNNNNNNNNNNNNNNNNNNNNNNNNNNNNNNNNNNNNNNNNNNNNNNNNNNNNNNNNNNNNNNNNNNNNNNNNNNNNNNNNNNNNNNNNNNNNNNNNNNNNNNNNNNNNNNNNNNNNNNNNNNNNNNNNNNNNNNNNNNNNNNNNNNNNNNNNNNNNNNNNNNNNNNNNNNNNNNNNNNNNNNGATCTTTTTATACAGAGAGAAGGGTTCAGTCCCAGGGGAATGCAGGGCTGTGCTGGCAGCTTGGTCCCTGCTGGCAGGCATCTGCATTCAGGGAGCCTCGGGTCACTGGGCTTTGGGTTTCATTCCCTGGAGAGGTGGGCAATGCCCGGGGTAGGAGATGCTTCGTTCCCTGGAATGCTGGATGAAAGGCATGCGCACATCTGCTGCCGTCCGTGGCTCTGGGAATGCTGTGGAGCGCTCTGCTCACTGAGCCCTGGCACCAGGCTCAGCCCAAGATGTGACACTTCGAGTCCGTCCCTGGACATAGGCGAGTTCACACTTGCAGCATTAGTGACCTGCATCGGCAATGTGTGACCAGCCCTCGGTGCCAGAGTGATCCAGTGGCATTTTCAAAGCACCCAGGGTTTTTAAAGCTCTATTGCACGAGGGGAAGAAATCATATTatgttttcacatttatttctaaatgtgTTTCAATGAAAGCATCagaatttcttgattttttttttttttttttttagatgcagGGTCTTattccatagcccaggctagcctggaactcacagagctcg from Peromyscus leucopus breed LL Stock chromosome 22, UCI_PerLeu_2.1, whole genome shotgun sequence includes:
- the LOC114688854 gene encoding 3-galactosyl-N-acetylglucosaminide 4-alpha-L-fucosyltransferase FUT3-like → MDAPRATKAQCPWRPCLTGLLLQLLLALCFFSYIRVSYDQPGPPAPGSSPGPASSPATPVSRPLLILLWTWPFHNQVALPPCSKMLPGTADCRLTANRNLYPQADAVIIHHREVSANPRSLLPPQPRPPGQRWVWFSMESPSHCSRLSELDGHFNLTMSYRADSDIFTPYGWLEPWPEPPVQTQVNLSAKTDLVAWAVSNWKSKSARVLYYQKLQSHLHVDVYGRGHMPLPQGDMMQTLARYKFYLAFENSLHPDYITEKLWKNALEAWAVPVVLGPSRKNYERFLPPDAFIHVDDFQSPKDLAQYLQELDRDSLSYQRYFRWRKTLRPRLWSMSLAFCKACRQLQWDQRYQTVSSVASWFH